The nucleotide window CCCGGCGTCGTGCCTCGCGTCGGCCGCCGTGCACCTCGACGCCGCCACGGCCCATCTCCTGGCGTCGTCCATCACCGTCCCCCTCCTCCCGGCGAGCATCCTCTCGGTCGCGCTCGCCTCCCTCCGCGGTGCGCTCTCGGCCGTCTCCTCCCTCTCCCCCGTCCTCTCCTCCACGCTCTCGGCCCCGTCGTCCTCGACGACGCCGCTCCGGCGCGGCGCCGCGCAGGACTGCCTCGAGCTCCACGACGCCACGCTGGGCTCCCTCTCGCGCTCCGCCTCGCTGCTCGCGTCCCCCGGCGAGGGCCTCCCCTCGGTGCGCGCGCACCTCTCGGCCGCGCTCACCAACAAGGCCACCTGCCTCGACGGCCTCGCCGGCGCCTCCGGCCCGCGGATGGACGGCCTGCTCGCCTCCCTCGACGACGCCTACGAGCACGTCTCCAACTCGCTCTCCCTCGTCGCCCGCCGCGGCGGTGGAGGGTCCGCGGCCAGCTTCCAAGCCACGGTGGCCAAGATCATCCACCACAACCGGCGCCTGCTCCAGGACGACGAAGACAGCGATGGGGACGACGACGACAGCAGCCGcaacgacaacgacgacgacaaCAGCCGCAACGACAACGAGGACAGCGGCAACAGCGACGGCAACAACGGCAGCGGCGACACGGTGATCACGGTGGCGAAGGACGGGTCGGGGAACGTCCGGACGGtgggggaggcggtggccgcggcGCCGAACAACAGCGAGGCGAGGACGGTGATCCAGGTGAAGGCCGGGACGTACGTGGAGAACGTGGAGGTGCCCCCGTACAAGACGAACATCGCCCTGGTCGGCGAGGGCCGCGACGTGACGGTCATCACCGGCAGCCGCAGCGCCGCCGACGGCTGGACCACCTTCCGCACCGCCACCGTCGGTAATCATCGCCTATCATTACATCCTAACCAACTCTACCTGCATAGCGTCAGCGCGGTGCGCACGCACGCTACATTGCTCCGTGTTGCCATGCACGCATGCACGCACGCACGCTGCTGCTGATGTCTGTGGACTGTGGCATTGTTCTTCACGTACACGTAACGTAACCAAGGCTCACTCACTGACTCTGAGCAGCGAGAGAATAGTCAAGCGTAGGACATGATGCATGCACGGATAATGCATCACCTAGGAATCTGGCCTGACGCAGATCTATCTAAATTTACGTTTTTGGGCGCATGCGGGTCCAGATTCCGGAGGTGCATGAGTCGAGTCGGATGCCATTGATCCATCACATGCATGTGTTCGTGTTCGCTCCTCGAGCTAAAATCCGAAACACCACCATGGACCTGCATGCCTGTCACCTGTCAGAATGTTGGCCGCTCTTAACACTTAACCCTAGCTAGCTTCGCTCGACAACAACTCATCGACAAAAACATCATTCTTCCGGTCCTGACGAGCGAGACCGACGATCAAACGGCCGGGATTGACTGATCTGATCAGACGTGCACGCATGAACATGCAGGGGTGTCCGGCGAGGGGTTCCTGGCGCGGGACATCGCGTTCCGCAACACGGCGGGCGCGGCAAGGGGGCAGGCGGTGGCGCTGCGGGTGAACGCGGACATGGCGGCGGCGTACCGCTGCGCCGTCGACGGCCACCAGGACGCGCTCTACGCGCACTCCTTCCGGCAGTTCTACCGCGAGTGCGCCCTCTCCGGCACGGTGGACCTCGCCTTCGGCAACGCCGCCGCGGTGCTCCAGGCGTGCGCGCTCGTCGCCGGCGCGCCGGTCCCGGGCCAGTCGAACGTGCTCACGGCGCAGTCCCGGGGCGACCCGAACCAGGACACGGGCTTCGCCGTGCACAACTGCACCGTGGAGGCCTCGCCGGAGCTGCTCGCCAGCGGCGTCGGCACCCGCACCTTCCTCGGCCGGCCGTGGGGCGCGTACGCGCGGGCGGTGGTCATCGAGTCCTTCCTGGGCCCGCTCGTGGACCGCGACGGGTGGACAGGCTGGCCTGGCGCGGAGCCGGGCCGCGCCGACACGGTGTACTTCGGGGAGTACGCGAACGAGGGGGCCGGCGCCGGCACGGGCGCGCGCGTGGGCTGGGCCGGGTTCCACGAGATGGACTACGACGAGGCCGCCCAGTTCGCCGTCGACAAGTTCATCTACGGCGACGACTGGCTCGCCGCCACCTCCTTCCCCTACGACCAAGGCATCTAAACTACGTACGTTGGATCTCAAGAATTCAGAGGTTAATCTTGAACTGTTACCGCGTTAATTTCGGCAAGATGTTCAGTAAGTTCTGTTAATCTGTTTGTGTCATGATCCAACTGAATCAGATGATTTTTGGATCTGTGAGGTGTACAACCAATCAGCAGTTTTTACTACTGTATTTGAAATGCAGATGATCCTTTTAGTAATGTAAATGCAAAACTTTTCTTTGAATTTCTGATCTGTTGGGGCCAGATAATGACATCTTCTAAGTGGTTCGTGCGTTCCCAAGTGGGTACGAAGTCCACTGAGTTTTGTAACGCTGAAGCTTATAATTGGTGATGACACGGCGTGCAGCAACAGCAAGAGGTTAAGGAGATCCTACTGTCTGGACTGTCCACGATGATGGCGACATGCACACAACGTCCAGCTGCAAACCCACGAGAGAGTTCTACCGACTTGGCTCTCTATTATCAGTGTTGATGATTGATTCGCTAGTCATAGTTAATTTCAAAAaagcgagagagagagatgaaCATAGTTTTTCTTCTCTGTTTGTTTCCATGGTCGACATAATTTTGCTAACTGAAATGTTGTTGTGGTTTTTTGTTTCGACGAAAATCACTTTCTAAAGTTCTTTAACTCTCTGTCCAGTGAGAACACAGGATGATACCTCACAGTCACAGGCCACATATTGCAACGGGGTAGTTGCAGTGATCAGATATTCAGATCTCCCCACCTATCTTTTCATCGTCGACGCAAGTAGTATCAAGATCTCGCCCTTTCAGAAACCTTTCTAACTGTTTCCATATAAAAAGATCATCACTGTCATATAACTGATTCGTATGCTAGCACACAACAACAGCAAAGCAGAAGTGATTGTGGTGATATTAACCAAGCTGTTTGCAGAATAAAATATCACTGCTAGTTAAGCAGGGCATTTGCCACACATGGCTGCTCCTCCGGTTATTCCAGTTATTGCTCTTACTTGATCGGTCCCCCCACCCCTTGATCACTTCAGAGCTGCCACTTCTGATCGTTCTTGTGCAGAAGACCGTCCTCGGCGCCGTCCTCGAAGACCCGAAGCGTCGCGAGACGGATGAAATCGGTGACCTGGACTCCCACAGGCCTGTTCTCACAGCACAAAATGAGTAAGTTTCAGGCTGATCATCAGACACGAGAATTTTCCACCAAGGCAACAAACACCTCTTTCTCGGTTTCTCCTACCAAGCAACAGCACACAGAGGAGAAAATAAACATTCAGAAACAGATGATCAGTTGAACTCACCACGGGAAGCAGGCCTTCTCCGGCAGCCGCATTCCGAGCCTCGGGCCCTCATCGTAGCCCTCGCAGACGAGCTCCCCCTTGTCGTCCCTGTAGCACACGATCCCTCTCACCTGGTCCTCGAACACCTGCCGATCAGATCACCAGTTCAGGGAGGATTTACTCGAA belongs to Triticum urartu cultivar G1812 chromosome 7, Tu2.1, whole genome shotgun sequence and includes:
- the LOC125523730 gene encoding pectinesterase-like, which codes for MAALSPALLISILVVLVATATTAQCRPQKDHGHAAKTAFSPLATVHAICSTTPHPASCLASAAVHLDAATAHLLASSITVPLLPASILSVALASLRGALSAVSSLSPVLSSTLSAPSSSTTPLRRGAAQDCLELHDATLGSLSRSASLLASPGEGLPSVRAHLSAALTNKATCLDGLAGASGPRMDGLLASLDDAYEHVSNSLSLVARRGGGGSAASFQATVAKIIHHNRRLLQDDEDSDGDDDDSSRNDNDDDNSRNDNEDSGNSDGNNGSGDTVITVAKDGSGNVRTVGEAVAAAPNNSEARTVIQVKAGTYVENVEVPPYKTNIALVGEGRDVTVITGSRSAADGWTTFRTATVGVSGEGFLARDIAFRNTAGAARGQAVALRVNADMAAAYRCAVDGHQDALYAHSFRQFYRECALSGTVDLAFGNAAAVLQACALVAGAPVPGQSNVLTAQSRGDPNQDTGFAVHNCTVEASPELLASGVGTRTFLGRPWGAYARAVVIESFLGPLVDRDGWTGWPGAEPGRADTVYFGEYANEGAGAGTGARVGWAGFHEMDYDEAAQFAVDKFIYGDDWLAATSFPYDQGI
- the LOC125523732 gene encoding uncharacterized protein LOC125523732, which produces MAFRSYCHPHPSSSVATTGPRLGARNPAAALSFRTSAAHERNQPSSHLSFAAPTSNKVFEDQVRGIVCYRDDKGELVCEGYDEGPRLGMRLPEKACFPWPVGVQVTDFIRLATLRVFEDGAEDGLLHKNDQKWQL